One window of the Candidatus Zixiibacteriota bacterium genome contains the following:
- a CDS encoding exported hypothetical protein (Evidence 5 : Unknown function), with the protein MKKGIVIFYFLGLFLNVIAPAEAEEVIQTDDRFMTRKTELTLPVSPRARIAISSARHLIGKINVIADNPDQVLFQYKKVLKVPRQSLAIDYAELIDVSIEKTPTGAKLIFKAPNPAPWSGTDNSASIEGELHLPDNITLEVSAEYFDLNIVGPLRAVENLSSFGRMEVEKITERLNLSTSNQDIIATGVSGDIFLATTNADIRVENMKSGATPAQLRNQSGNVVVATASGALDIKNSYGKIRLEDIHLTLPGSRVIDSYGPIRMMLAEAKQATLEVSNTNDDVELEVSPDINASFLLSVDSDGEISAEGLMMEPTEVMKNRLRFTSGSGGADISVKISGDGNISLKGTAAGGK; encoded by the coding sequence ATGAAAAAAGGAATCGTCATTTTTTATTTTCTGGGTTTGTTTCTAAACGTCATCGCGCCGGCGGAGGCGGAAGAGGTCATTCAGACCGATGATCGCTTCATGACCAGAAAAACGGAATTAACATTGCCGGTCAGCCCCAGAGCGAGAATCGCGATAAGTTCGGCCCGGCACTTAATCGGAAAAATAAATGTTATCGCCGACAATCCCGATCAGGTATTATTTCAATACAAAAAAGTCCTGAAGGTGCCGCGGCAATCGCTGGCGATCGATTACGCCGAATTGATCGATGTTTCTATCGAAAAGACCCCGACGGGGGCAAAACTGATTTTTAAGGCCCCCAATCCCGCACCCTGGTCGGGGACCGACAACTCCGCCTCGATCGAGGGCGAATTGCACCTTCCGGACAATATCACGCTCGAGGTCAGCGCCGAGTATTTCGATCTTAATATAGTCGGACCATTACGGGCCGTGGAAAATCTCTCCTCTTTCGGCCGAATGGAAGTGGAGAAAATAACGGAGCGGCTCAATCTTTCGACGAGTAATCAGGATATAATCGCCACCGGCGTTTCGGGGGACATTTTTCTGGCCACCACCAACGCCGATATTCGGGTGGAGAACATGAAATCGGGAGCCACGCCGGCGCAGTTGCGCAATCAAAGCGGGAATGTTGTGGTTGCGACCGCTTCGGGGGCCCTCGATATCAAGAACAGTTACGGCAAAATAAGACTTGAAGATATTCATTTGACCCTGCCGGGAAGCCGCGTGATCGACAGTTACGGGCCAATCCGGATGATGCTGGCGGAAGCGAAACAGGCCACGCTGGAAGTGTCCAATACCAATGACGATGTCGAACTGGAAGTCTCGCCGGATATAAATGCCTCATTTTTATTATCAGTCGATTCCGACGGGGAAATATCGGCGGAAGGCCTGATGATGGAGCCGACCGAAGTCATGAAAAATCGACTTCGCTTTACCAGCGGTTCGGGGGGGGCGGATATAAGCGTCAAGATTAGCGGCGACGGGAATATTTCTCTCAAAGGCACCGCCGCAGGGGGCAAATGA
- a CDS encoding hypothetical protein (Evidence 5 : Unknown function) — MNLARTIIFLTLSTFLIGRNPAMGTVELRLPQDVFYDRPASAVMSPEAIWVNPASITHDSTAGFQYMGEVKKSSWFKNWGIASTGNGLGIAYRHLKNFEASAFEEYIFAAGAEIVRGLNWGGSYRYIRKGPASYNRRHLWNLALYMRRSRDIALAAVFENLNRGEIEGQKSAVVQRYAFSYYLLQSRVILSIEARTATGRGFSDADYLYTAEYFSTKNWDFFAAADNAKSYQFGVRYTHGYYTYGVQSRIAHNDGPMTNIFFIEYRPAWGRGRR; from the coding sequence ATGAATCTCGCCAGGACGATAATATTTTTGACCCTGTCCACATTTTTGATTGGCCGAAATCCGGCCATGGGTACCGTGGAACTTCGCCTTCCTCAAGATGTCTTTTATGACCGTCCCGCCTCGGCGGTCATGTCGCCCGAAGCGATCTGGGTCAACCCGGCTTCCATAACGCATGATTCCACGGCCGGATTTCAATATATGGGAGAAGTAAAAAAATCAAGTTGGTTTAAAAATTGGGGAATCGCGTCCACCGGGAACGGCCTGGGAATCGCCTATCGTCATCTGAAGAATTTTGAAGCGAGCGCTTTCGAGGAATATATTTTCGCGGCCGGCGCCGAAATCGTCCGGGGTTTGAATTGGGGCGGCTCGTATCGTTATATTCGAAAGGGACCGGCCTCCTATAACAGAAGGCACTTATGGAACCTGGCCCTGTACATGAGGAGAAGCCGGGATATCGCGCTGGCGGCCGTGTTCGAAAACCTGAATCGAGGCGAAATAGAGGGGCAGAAAAGCGCGGTTGTACAGCGCTACGCTTTCTCTTACTACCTGCTCCAGAGTCGGGTAATACTCTCCATCGAAGCCAGAACGGCCACCGGCCGCGGCTTCTCCGATGCCGACTATTTATATACGGCGGAATATTTCTCAACGAAGAACTGGGATTTTTTCGCCGCCGCCGACAATGCGAAAAGTTACCAGTTCGGTGTCCGCTATACCCACGGTTATTATACCTACGGGGTTCAGAGCCGCATCGCGCACAATGACGGCCCGATGACAAATATATTTTTCATAGAATACCGCCCCGCATGGGGGAGGGGCCGAAGATAG
- a CDS encoding putative tRNA/rRNA methyltransferase (SpoU) (Evidence 3 : Putative function from multiple computational evidences): MSPLNPEERKRLQSLLTKKGRRREKLFMAEGIRLLEESARYKRLPQAIYFTPSGLTERAELLLGKMRKWRVPLLSVSAKDLNRLSDTETSQGLIGIFKIPDSAPEKTVRPGPGRILLMDNISDPGNAGTLIRSALAFGFNPVLVTSNTVEPYNPKVVRSSSGAIFGVAMAETEPADLTRLKRESGYELWVADISGESLTGAIIKMPGKEKIILAVGSEATGPTPPIMKLADRKIRIGHTSLVESLNAAVAGSIIMQKIYEINIESEK; this comes from the coding sequence TTGTCGCCGCTGAATCCGGAGGAACGAAAAAGACTGCAGTCCCTGCTCACCAAGAAGGGACGGCGCCGCGAAAAGCTCTTTATGGCCGAAGGAATCCGCCTTCTGGAGGAATCGGCCCGATACAAAAGACTGCCCCAGGCAATCTATTTTACCCCCTCGGGTCTGACCGAACGCGCCGAACTTCTCCTTGGGAAAATGCGGAAATGGCGCGTGCCGCTCCTTTCGGTATCGGCGAAAGATTTAAACCGCCTGTCCGATACGGAAACCAGCCAGGGCCTTATCGGAATATTCAAAATCCCCGATAGTGCGCCGGAGAAAACAGTCCGCCCCGGCCCGGGGCGAATTCTCCTCATGGATAATATTTCCGATCCCGGCAACGCCGGCACCCTGATTCGCTCCGCGCTGGCTTTCGGGTTCAATCCGGTCCTGGTAACTTCCAATACGGTCGAGCCGTATAACCCCAAGGTGGTCCGATCGTCGTCAGGAGCCATTTTCGGAGTCGCCATGGCCGAAACGGAACCGGCCGATTTGACACGGTTGAAACGGGAAAGCGGGTATGAATTATGGGTCGCGGATATTTCCGGAGAGAGTCTGACCGGGGCCATCATTAAAATGCCCGGGAAAGAGAAAATTATACTGGCGGTCGGTTCCGAAGCGACCGGCCCGACCCCGCCGATAATGAAACTGGCCGATCGCAAGATAAGGATTGGTCACACCTCGCTCGTGGAATCGCTGAATGCGGCGGTCGCCGGTTCGATAATTATGCAGAAAATTTATGAAATAAATATAGAGTCAGAAAAATGA